The Methylophilus sp. TWE2 region GATAGATCAGTAGATATTGGCCTATGTCCGATTACACTGTTTCGAGGCATGAGAAAAGCAGATGCAAAAGCATTCGCAGCTTTTTCCATTTCTGGATTGTGTGCTGCTTCTGCATGCATCATGCTGTAGCTATCCCTAACCAAGTGGCCTAGCTCATGAGCAGCATCAAAGCGACTATGCTCTGCTGACTTAAAGGTATTTAGAAATATAAATGGTTGATTTTTATGCCATACGCTAAATGCGTCAACCTCTCTTGCCTCCAAAGCTAAAGAAAATACTTTAATACCTTTTGACTCAAGTAAGTGGATGAGATTAGGAATGGGAGCCTCACCCAAGCCCCATATTCTTCTCAAGGTAATTGCAGCATCTTCTGGAGAGAGGTCATGTAGATTAGGGACATTAACATCAGGTAATGTGAATCTATCACCAATCCATTCATTCAAAAGAAATGCAACAGACCCTGAGCTTAGTGCACTTTGCATTAAGCTCTTGGACATTTTGGACATTGAACGAAAGCTTGCTGTGTGCTCTGCGATAGTAGGCAAATCTTCACCAAAGAAAAACGAAATGGGGAACCTTAGTTTCTCAGCGATTTGCTCTAATTTTTCAATTTCAGGAATGTACTCCCCAGCTTCATAACCCTGTACCGATCTTACATCTACTCCCAATTCGCTTGCTAATCTAGCTTTAGTCCATTTGCGTCTGATACGCGCGAATTCAATCCTAGTTGGATTTAAAACATTCATTTGAATACTCTTTAAACCTTTTTACGTATTACGTCAAAATCTAAATCATCGGTTGGTGA contains the following coding sequences:
- a CDS encoding ImmA/IrrE family metallo-endopeptidase, encoding MNVLNPTRIEFARIRRKWTKARLASELGVDVRSVQGYEAGEYIPEIEKLEQIAEKLRFPISFFFGEDLPTIAEHTASFRSMSKMSKSLMQSALSSGSVAFLLNEWIGDRFTLPDVNVPNLHDLSPEDAAITLRRIWGLGEAPIPNLIHLLESKGIKVFSLALEAREVDAFSVWHKNQPFIFLNTFKSAEHSRFDAAHELGHLVRDSYSMMHAEAAHNPEMEKAANAFASAFLMPRNSVIGHRPISTDLSTLIKLKSFWGVSLAALVYRMNQLGLFTEWTHRTLCIQIATNGYRTEEPNPMQRETSKMLAKVFEMMKAENTSKIDIARDLSILPEDLDSLTFGLVLTGLSSTSDSSKLATNKPAGKLKLVK